One window of Chryseobacterium sp. JJR-5R genomic DNA carries:
- the porQ gene encoding type IX secretion system protein PorQ has product MKKIVIFSLFLSGIVSYAQTGTNVFPFLNLPVSARQAALGGDAISIRDHDVSFAIANPSLLNKDSDNQLSLNASAYLADSKYGTITYAKDFDNGHMATVNARYMNYGDIPRTDESGFENGTFNASDVAVGAGYAYQFEEDWTIGGGLNFITSKIDSYTSSAISGNAGVTYHNRKNKETASLVFRNFGYQFKSFNGTRENLPFRIDIGYTKTLKAIPLAVTITAHDLQEFDISSPYNVNGQEVNAGRKIADHFSLGAELFPEKGFNIRLGYNVKRGNELAVADQRNFSGISAGFGIKISRFRVDYAHVRYHNSSNANQIGVSIDLTSRAGE; this is encoded by the coding sequence TTGAAGAAAATTGTCATTTTTTCATTATTTCTGTCAGGAATTGTTTCTTATGCACAAACAGGAACAAACGTTTTTCCGTTTTTAAATCTTCCTGTATCTGCCAGACAGGCTGCTTTAGGCGGTGATGCCATTTCCATAAGAGATCATGATGTATCCTTTGCCATTGCAAACCCCTCTTTGTTAAATAAAGATTCTGATAACCAGCTTTCTTTAAATGCCAGCGCCTATCTTGCAGATTCCAAGTACGGGACCATTACTTATGCCAAGGACTTTGACAACGGCCACATGGCAACCGTCAATGCAAGGTACATGAACTACGGAGATATCCCCAGGACCGATGAAAGCGGTTTCGAAAACGGAACGTTCAATGCTTCTGATGTAGCCGTAGGGGCCGGCTATGCCTACCAGTTTGAAGAAGACTGGACCATCGGCGGAGGACTGAATTTCATTACCTCAAAAATCGACAGTTATACATCTTCCGCGATCTCAGGAAATGCTGGGGTTACTTACCATAACAGGAAAAATAAAGAAACGGCTTCCCTGGTATTCAGGAATTTCGGGTATCAGTTCAAATCCTTCAACGGGACAAGGGAAAACCTCCCGTTCCGCATTGATATAGGATATACAAAGACTTTAAAAGCCATTCCGCTGGCAGTTACCATTACGGCTCATGACTTACAGGAGTTTGATATTTCGTCTCCGTATAATGTAAACGGCCAGGAAGTAAATGCAGGCAGAAAGATTGCCGACCACTTTTCCCTGGGTGCAGAACTTTTCCCGGAAAAAGGTTTTAACATCAGGCTGGGATATAATGTGAAGAGAGGAAATGAGCTTGCGGTGGCAGACCAGAGAAACTTCTCCGGTATTTCTGCAGGATTCGGAATCAAGATTTCAAGGTTCCGTGTGGATTATGCCCATGTACGGTACCATAATTCTTCCAATGCCAATCAGATCGGGGTTTCTATAGACCTTACCAGCCGGGCCGGTGAATAA
- the cmk gene encoding (d)CMP kinase, whose protein sequence is MKKSVIAIDGYSSTGKSSISKIIAEKLGLVHLDTGALYRGVTWFALMNCLDEEGKIDLNKLFSSFSRIDLEFRNNQGELILFLNQDDISKSIRTNEVSENVSFIAKQKEVRDFLLRYQRSLADNGGIIMDGRDIGTVVLPGADYKFFMTASIEERTKRRYQELISLGIEADEKQVMENLMIRDKIDSEREIAPLKQADDAIVIDNTNLTKRETIDEILSYISKI, encoded by the coding sequence ATGAAAAAATCTGTTATAGCAATAGACGGCTACTCTTCCACCGGGAAAAGCTCAATATCTAAAATCATTGCCGAAAAACTCGGGCTTGTTCATCTGGATACAGGAGCCCTGTACAGAGGCGTAACCTGGTTTGCGCTGATGAACTGTCTTGATGAAGAAGGTAAGATTGACCTTAATAAGCTATTTTCATCATTCAGCCGGATTGATCTTGAGTTCAGGAATAACCAGGGTGAACTGATTCTTTTTCTTAATCAGGACGATATCTCAAAATCCATCAGGACGAACGAAGTCTCAGAAAACGTAAGCTTTATTGCAAAACAGAAAGAGGTAAGGGATTTTCTGCTCCGGTACCAGCGCAGCCTGGCAGATAACGGCGGGATTATCATGGACGGCCGGGATATAGGTACCGTGGTACTGCCTGGCGCCGATTATAAGTTTTTCATGACAGCCAGTATAGAAGAAAGGACAAAAAGGCGCTATCAGGAACTCATCAGCCTGGGTATTGAAGCGGATGAAAAACAGGTCATGGAAAACCTGATGATCCGTGATAAAATTGACAGCGAACGCGAAATAGCCCCGCTGAAACAGGCTGATGATGCGATTGTTATTGATAATACCAATCTTACCAAAAGAGAGACCATCGACGAGATTCTGTCCTATATCAGTAAGATTTAA
- a CDS encoding YtxH domain-containing protein: protein MSKKNNTAGVLAGLLAGAAAGVILGMLYAPEEGKETRKKIKEKAGDLKDQAKNKYGEVSEKVKDQYGNISSTFKDTASNVAHTVKDGYDKYKDQIVSKTADVVKNVETELNDLK from the coding sequence ATGTCTAAGAAAAACAATACAGCAGGTGTTTTGGCAGGTCTTCTTGCAGGAGCCGCAGCAGGTGTTATTTTAGGAATGCTTTACGCTCCGGAAGAAGGTAAAGAAACAAGAAAAAAAATCAAGGAAAAGGCAGGAGATCTTAAAGATCAGGCTAAAAATAAGTACGGAGAAGTATCTGAGAAAGTAAAAGACCAGTACGGGAATATTTCTTCAACTTTTAAAGATACCGCCAGCAATGTAGCTCATACGGTAAAAGACGGATATGACAAATACAAAGATCAGATCGTTTCAAAAACTGCGGATGTAGTTAAAAATGTAGAAACTGAACTGAATGACTTAAAATAA
- a CDS encoding phage holin family protein translates to MIETLKEYASKRIDLLKIEATEKSSLSAGMITYFVLMLVAFSFFIILFNFGIAFLIGEALGNNSYGFLIVAAFYMLIMIIIMICKKRVVNFVADKVIKFLNH, encoded by the coding sequence ATGATTGAAACTTTAAAAGAATATGCGTCTAAAAGGATCGATCTCCTGAAAATTGAAGCTACTGAAAAATCTTCACTTTCAGCCGGAATGATTACGTATTTCGTTCTTATGCTGGTTGCGTTTAGTTTTTTTATCATCCTTTTTAATTTCGGGATTGCCTTCCTTATCGGTGAAGCATTGGGAAATAATTCTTACGGCTTCCTGATTGTAGCAGCTTTTTATATGCTGATCATGATCATCATTATGATATGTAAAAAGAGAGTTGTCAACTTTGTGGCAGACAAGGTTATTAAATTTTTAAATCATTAA
- a CDS encoding phosphoribosyl-ATP pyrophosphatase gives MGRKYDSLEELRRKKKLLKDEVSELENLLTFKNTKESLSAFTNGLTDQYLQEKVDEDGEEKVVLRKDVIAKQISSEIKDALISKKAAMSIANTAIKSDAFDTLIKLGVTAIVGNYARKSLKSANWKKKILGTAMIYLAPIALRFLRKKLETYQKNKSVSSMEQLI, from the coding sequence ATGGGCAGAAAGTATGATAGCTTAGAAGAATTAAGAAGAAAGAAAAAGCTGCTGAAAGACGAAGTCAGCGAGCTGGAAAATCTTCTTACATTCAAGAATACGAAAGAAAGCCTGAGTGCATTTACAAATGGTTTAACAGATCAGTACCTGCAGGAAAAAGTAGATGAAGACGGTGAAGAAAAGGTGGTTTTGAGAAAAGATGTGATCGCCAAGCAGATTTCGTCCGAAATCAAAGATGCCCTGATCAGTAAAAAAGCTGCCATGAGTATTGCCAATACAGCAATTAAAAGCGATGCTTTTGATACCCTGATCAAGCTGGGAGTCACTGCCATTGTAGGAAATTATGCCCGGAAAAGCCTGAAGAGTGCCAACTGGAAAAAGAAAATCCTGGGAACGGCAATGATTTACCTCGCCCCTATCGCACTGAGGTTTTTACGTAAAAAACTGGAAACATACCAGAAAAACAAAAGTGTTTCAAGCATGGAACAGTTAATCTGA
- a CDS encoding RNA methyltransferase, protein MLTAHTIKVLQSLDKKKFRQKYNLFLVEGNKIISELFNSDFKIKEIFSTDPQKLERADAPVIHISENELKKISFLQNPKDSVAVCYLSEAVKYEDRNIQLVLDGIQDPGNLGTIIRLADWFGIEQIICSEDTVDFYNPKVIMASMGSFTRVNVIYTDLTGYLTGTENVNIGTDMEGENIYNFQKPEKMNLILGNEGNGMRAETEKHLKKSVMIPRFGKSRSTESLNVSMAAGIILGQLFSE, encoded by the coding sequence ATGCTTACAGCTCATACAATAAAAGTTTTACAGTCTTTAGATAAAAAGAAGTTCAGGCAAAAATACAATTTGTTTTTGGTTGAGGGCAACAAAATCATCAGCGAACTTTTTAATTCTGACTTTAAAATTAAAGAAATATTTTCTACCGATCCGCAAAAGCTGGAACGTGCAGATGCCCCTGTTATTCATATCTCTGAAAATGAACTTAAAAAAATAAGTTTCCTGCAGAACCCTAAGGATTCCGTAGCAGTCTGCTACCTTTCTGAAGCGGTAAAATACGAAGACAGGAATATACAGCTTGTGCTGGACGGTATCCAGGATCCGGGCAATCTGGGAACGATTATCCGGCTGGCAGACTGGTTCGGGATTGAGCAGATCATCTGCAGCGAAGATACTGTAGATTTTTATAACCCAAAAGTAATTATGGCCAGTATGGGATCGTTTACCAGAGTGAATGTAATATATACAGATTTAACCGGGTATCTAACCGGAACAGAAAATGTAAACATTGGTACCGATATGGAAGGGGAGAATATTTATAATTTCCAAAAACCCGAAAAGATGAATCTTATTCTGGGTAATGAAGGAAACGGCATGCGTGCGGAAACAGAAAAACACTTAAAGAAAAGTGTGATGATCCCAAGATTCGGGAAATCCCGCTCTACGGAAAGCCTCAATGTCTCCATGGCTGCAGGAATTATTTTAGGCCAGCTGTTTTCTGAATAG